A genomic segment from Amygdalobacter nucleatus encodes:
- a CDS encoding TetR/AcrR family transcriptional regulator, translating to MPKITFFNLKDDKKEQIVNSLIKEFEAKTLPEATVKDIVEALRIPRGSFYQYFFSLEEAYFFILDLKFNAIHRAFLKIYTAKANNLRQALLEYGQFLAKEIYKPENYKLFRNRYLTWNARLERDRQAYLAQFPRNEEYLKLMSDKKLSIIGALVHNLIQKLFNNEWGKATFLKEYEELVNFIMGGINYV from the coding sequence ATGCCTAAAATTACTTTTTTTAACCTAAAAGATGATAAAAAAGAGCAAATCGTTAATTCCCTAATTAAGGAGTTTGAAGCTAAAACTTTGCCAGAAGCCACGGTAAAAGATATTGTTGAGGCTTTGCGAATCCCACGCGGAAGTTTTTACCAATATTTTTTCAGTCTGGAAGAAGCTTATTTCTTCATTCTCGACTTAAAATTCAATGCCATTCACCGGGCATTTTTAAAAATATATACTGCCAAGGCAAATAATTTAAGACAGGCTCTATTGGAATACGGGCAATTTTTGGCGAAAGAAATATATAAACCAGAAAATTATAAACTTTTTCGCAACCGCTATCTAACTTGGAATGCACGGTTGGAGCGCGACCGTCAAGCCTATCTTGCCCAATTCCCCCGCAATGAAGAGTACTTAAAGTTGATGTCGGATAAGAAGCTGAGCATCATCGGGGCTTTGGTGCATAACCTAATCCAAAAATTATTCAACAATGAGTGGGGAAAAGCTACGTTTCTCAAAGAGTATGAGGAATTAGTTAATTTTATTATGGGAGGAATAAATTATGTTTAA
- a CDS encoding nucleotidyl transferase AbiEii/AbiGii toxin family protein, with translation MIKIKLEVDINPPDFATFEHKYRLLPVPYEVRLYDMPSLFAGKIHAVICRAWKNCIKGRDLYDYIFYLSRETAVNQKHFRERLINSGYISADFDCSLTEIKKMLMGRFNSIDFVQARRDVEPFIRDTSVLDIWSPDFFKQITNGLNAI, from the coding sequence GTGATAAAAATTAAGCTTGAGGTCGATATAAATCCGCCCGATTTTGCGACTTTTGAGCACAAATATCGCTTGCTACCAGTACCATATGAGGTAAGGTTATATGATATGCCTTCTCTATTTGCTGGCAAAATCCATGCCGTTATTTGTCGAGCTTGGAAAAATTGTATCAAGGGCAGAGACTTATATGACTATATTTTTTATCTTTCCAGAGAAACAGCAGTTAATCAAAAGCATTTTAGAGAGCGTTTAATCAATTCAGGGTATATATCAGCGGATTTTGATTGTTCTTTGACTGAGATAAAAAAGATGTTGATGGGACGTTTCAACAGCATTGATTTCGTACAGGCTAGACGGGATGTTGAACCATTTATACGTGACACGTCAGTTTTGGATATTTGGAGTCCTGATTTTTTTAAGCAGATTACGAATGGGTTAAATGCTATATAA
- the tpiA gene encoding triose-phosphate isomerase: MARMQKKNIADICVKGKKVLVRVDFNVPQDKKTGEITDDKRIKAALPTIKALLENGAALILTSHLGRPKGVDPKFSLAPVAERLSSLLGQEVIMAKDTLGEDAKAKAANLQPGQILLLENIRFDGKEKKNDPAFARELASLADIYVNDAFGSAHRAHASTAGVANYLPAVSGFLIQKELEVMGKALDDPKRPFVAILGGAKVSDKIGVIQNLISKVDTLIIGGGMAYTFAVAKGGKVGKSLLEKDKVELAKSILEAAEAKGVKLLLPVDTMAGYDFAADTESKVVDTLNIPDDMEGLDIGPETIKQFCAAVQGAKTVVWNGPMGVFEFQRFAVGTQSVAKAVAESGAVSIIGGGDSAAAIEKLGFADKVTHISTGGGASLEFLEGKTLPGVACLLNKDDRTIMAAGNWKMNQGVPKQAEKLITDLKAELGEDANTEVVLGTPFTALDKAIELTAGTDIRVAAQNCHFADKGAYTGEISPEFLARMGVKYVILGHSERRAYFNETDELINQKIKAARHWGLRPIICVGETLEEREADKTFTKISGQVKAALAGITATELGFITIAYEPIWAIGTGKTATDEQAEEVCAFIRKEIAKLYSEEVSEKVRILYGGSVNAANAKGLFAQADIDGGLVGGASLKAADFATIAKSAK, from the coding sequence ATGGCTAGAATGCAAAAGAAGAACATTGCCGATATTTGTGTTAAAGGCAAGAAAGTCTTAGTCCGTGTCGATTTCAATGTCCCACAAGACAAGAAGACTGGCGAGATTACAGATGATAAGCGCATCAAGGCAGCTTTACCAACAATCAAAGCATTGTTGGAGAATGGCGCTGCTTTAATTTTGACTTCTCACCTTGGCCGTCCTAAGGGAGTTGATCCTAAATTCAGTTTGGCTCCAGTGGCAGAACGCTTGAGCAGCTTGTTAGGCCAAGAAGTTATCATGGCTAAGGATACTTTGGGCGAAGATGCTAAAGCTAAGGCTGCTAACTTACAACCTGGCCAAATCCTTTTGCTTGAAAATATCCGTTTCGATGGTAAAGAGAAGAAAAACGATCCAGCTTTCGCACGTGAATTAGCTAGCTTAGCTGACATCTATGTTAATGATGCATTCGGTAGTGCTCACCGTGCACATGCTTCTACAGCCGGTGTTGCTAACTACTTGCCAGCTGTTTCAGGCTTCTTGATTCAAAAAGAGTTGGAAGTTATGGGTAAGGCTCTTGATGATCCTAAGCGTCCATTCGTAGCTATCTTAGGTGGTGCTAAGGTATCTGATAAGATCGGTGTTATCCAAAACTTAATTTCTAAAGTTGACACATTAATCATCGGCGGTGGTATGGCTTATACTTTCGCCGTTGCTAAGGGTGGCAAAGTTGGTAAGTCCTTGCTAGAGAAAGATAAAGTTGAACTTGCTAAGAGCATCTTGGAAGCTGCTGAAGCTAAGGGCGTTAAATTGCTCTTACCAGTTGATACAATGGCTGGTTATGATTTCGCGGCTGATACAGAGTCTAAGGTTGTTGATACTTTGAACATTCCTGATGATATGGAAGGTTTGGATATTGGACCTGAGACAATTAAACAATTCTGCGCTGCTGTACAAGGTGCAAAGACTGTAGTTTGGAACGGCCCAATGGGTGTATTCGAATTCCAACGTTTCGCAGTTGGTACACAATCTGTTGCTAAGGCTGTTGCTGAATCAGGTGCTGTTTCAATCATCGGTGGTGGTGACTCTGCTGCTGCTATTGAGAAGTTAGGCTTTGCTGACAAGGTAACACATATTTCCACAGGTGGTGGTGCTTCCTTAGAGTTCTTGGAAGGCAAGACCTTACCAGGCGTAGCTTGCTTGCTCAACAAAGATGATCGGACAATTATGGCTGCTGGTAACTGGAAGATGAACCAAGGTGTACCTAAGCAAGCTGAGAAATTAATCACAGATTTGAAGGCTGAATTAGGTGAGGACGCTAATACAGAAGTTGTTTTAGGTACTCCTTTCACAGCTTTAGATAAGGCTATTGAATTGACAGCTGGTACAGATATTCGTGTAGCTGCTCAAAATTGCCACTTCGCTGACAAGGGCGCTTACACAGGCGAAATTAGTCCTGAGTTCTTGGCTCGTATGGGTGTTAAGTATGTTATCTTAGGCCACAGTGAGCGTCGTGCTTACTTCAATGAGACAGATGAATTGATCAACCAGAAGATCAAGGCTGCTCGTCATTGGGGCTTGCGTCCAATCATCTGCGTTGGTGAGACATTAGAGGAGAGAGAAGCTGATAAGACTTTCACAAAGATCAGTGGTCAAGTTAAGGCAGCTTTGGCTGGCATTACAGCTACAGAATTAGGCTTCATCACAATTGCTTATGAGCCAATCTGGGCAATTGGAACAGGCAAGACAGCTACGGATGAACAAGCTGAAGAAGTTTGTGCTTTCATTCGTAAGGAAATTGCTAAGCTTTACAGCGAGGAAGTCAGCGAGAAAGTTCGTATTCTCTATGGCGGTTCTGTCAATGCTGCTAACGCTAAGGGCTTATTCGCTCAAGCTGACATCGATGGTGGCTTAGTTGGTGGTGCTTCTTTGAAGGCTGCTGATTTTGCGACAATTGCAAAGAGCGCTAAGTGA
- the nifJ gene encoding pyruvate:ferredoxin (flavodoxin) oxidoreductase: protein MEKRQQVTVDGNQAAALAAYAFTEVAGIYPITPSSPMADWVDKWSKQGKENIFRQTVNVIEMQSEGGAAAVLHGAASSGVLATTFTASQGLLLMIPDMFKIAGEMLPVVLHVAARTIATHALSIFGDHSDVMAARTTGFALLASSSVQEAYDMAVVTHLSAIKHSMPFIHFFDGFRTSHEIQRISILSDETLKSLVDKDAINKFRERALTPNKPVLYGSNQNGDIFFQAREACNMTYQTLADTVEAKMQRINALTGNNYQLFNYYGDSQAELVIVAMGSICETIKETINYLNKQGRQKLGLVQVHLYRPFVHAKLRAAIPTSCRKLAVLDRTKEPGANNEPLKLDVIAAFNGMPDAPLIIGGRYGLASKDTTPDDILALFNEMAKPEPKPEFTLAINDDVTHLSLPRTEHIDTTLPNTISCRFWGMGSDGTVGANKNTIKIIGDNTDLNVQAYFSYDSKKSGGLTISDLRFGKEPIHQPYLVNSADFVSCSQQSYVFKYDMLDDLKEGGSFLLNSIWTADDLERFLPAAYKQKLALKKIKLYLIDAYKIAKEIGLDKRTNTVLQAAFFKIAQVLPAELAQAYLNKYVAKTYALKGEEIVSMNLAAIAAGFANLEPIAIPEAWENCKLDGTSNNVGTPNWQTYSDQEEADFMQNIAEIMNRQKGDKLPVSAFMPYMRGNFPQGTTKHEKREIALQAPRWIAENCIQCNQCAFVCPHSVIRPFLITDEELAKAPYDLETAQGTRPYNDYKFRIQVSTLDCTSCAACVETCPAPKKALVMDDLTRMPEEPTKWNYLSSLPPKANPMKPTVVKGSQFNKPYFEFSGACAGCGETPYIKVLTQLFGDKMLISNATGCSSIYGAAVPSQPYCKDSCGRGPAWTNSLFEDNAENGFGMYLAGKQIQLRITKLLDELKQALTNLNMELTEAEQAIIDEWQAKMTVTDGTLERAAKLTDLLQNLLANSQATAIQGLFNEILNYKDYFTKRSTWIIGGDGWAYDIGYGGLDHVLSTGENVNVLVLDTEVYSNTGGQASKATPTGAIAQFAAGGKAMAKKDLGMMVMNYGYVYVAQIAMGANQSQTLKALVEAEQYDGPSLVIAYSPCIEHQIKGGLRYSQQIEKEAVEAGYWHLYRYDPMRLNKGKNPFQLDSKQPKGDFASFMMNEGRFSALTKKYSEDEVQRIIAQAKFHAEQRYLSYLRKSKEYETVPADFLHPAN, encoded by the coding sequence ATGGAGAAAAGACAACAAGTAACAGTAGATGGAAATCAGGCCGCTGCCTTAGCTGCGTATGCATTCACTGAGGTGGCTGGCATATATCCAATTACGCCATCTTCGCCTATGGCCGATTGGGTAGACAAATGGTCTAAGCAGGGCAAGGAGAATATTTTTCGCCAGACTGTTAATGTGATAGAGATGCAATCTGAAGGTGGTGCTGCAGCTGTATTACACGGTGCAGCAAGTAGTGGCGTTTTAGCTACCACGTTTACAGCTTCGCAGGGCCTTTTGTTGATGATCCCAGATATGTTTAAAATTGCAGGTGAAATGTTACCAGTTGTTTTGCACGTAGCGGCTAGAACTATTGCAACACACGCTTTGTCTATTTTTGGTGACCATTCAGATGTTATGGCTGCTAGGACAACTGGCTTTGCTTTACTAGCATCTTCTAGTGTACAAGAAGCTTACGATATGGCTGTTGTTACGCACTTATCAGCTATCAAGCACTCCATGCCATTTATTCATTTTTTTGATGGCTTTCGCACTTCACATGAGATCCAGAGAATCTCTATTTTGTCTGATGAAACTTTGAAGAGCTTAGTTGACAAAGACGCTATTAACAAATTTCGCGAGCGTGCTTTGACGCCAAACAAGCCTGTTTTGTATGGCTCCAACCAAAATGGCGACATCTTTTTTCAGGCGCGTGAAGCTTGTAATATGACTTATCAGACATTGGCTGATACAGTTGAAGCTAAGATGCAGCGCATCAACGCTTTGACAGGTAATAACTATCAACTATTTAATTACTATGGTGATTCTCAGGCTGAATTAGTTATCGTTGCAATGGGTTCAATTTGTGAGACGATCAAAGAAACAATCAACTATCTAAATAAGCAAGGACGCCAAAAATTAGGCTTAGTGCAAGTGCATCTTTATCGGCCTTTCGTGCATGCTAAGTTAAGAGCAGCTATTCCTACAAGTTGTCGCAAATTGGCTGTTTTAGACCGCACCAAAGAGCCTGGGGCCAACAATGAGCCACTCAAATTAGATGTCATTGCAGCTTTTAACGGCATGCCTGATGCACCTTTAATTATTGGCGGCCGCTATGGCTTAGCATCCAAAGATACTACACCAGATGATATATTGGCCTTGTTCAATGAAATGGCTAAGCCAGAGCCTAAACCAGAATTCACTTTGGCGATTAATGATGATGTGACACATTTGTCTTTACCAAGAACAGAACATATCGACACAACTTTGCCGAATACTATTTCCTGCCGTTTCTGGGGCATGGGTTCAGATGGTACAGTTGGTGCGAACAAAAATACGATAAAGATCATCGGCGATAACACTGACTTAAATGTACAGGCTTATTTTTCGTATGATTCCAAGAAATCAGGCGGCTTAACTATTTCTGACTTGCGCTTTGGTAAAGAGCCAATTCATCAGCCTTATCTCGTCAACAGCGCCGATTTTGTATCTTGCTCGCAGCAGTCATATGTCTTTAAGTACGATATGTTGGACGATTTGAAAGAAGGCGGCAGCTTTCTGTTGAATTCAATTTGGACAGCTGACGACTTGGAGCGTTTTTTGCCTGCTGCTTATAAGCAGAAATTAGCATTGAAAAAGATCAAGCTCTATTTAATTGATGCCTACAAAATTGCTAAAGAAATTGGCCTTGATAAGCGCACGAACACCGTTTTGCAAGCTGCTTTTTTCAAAATAGCCCAAGTTTTGCCAGCTGAATTAGCACAAGCTTATCTGAATAAATATGTGGCCAAAACCTATGCCCTCAAAGGTGAAGAGATTGTCAGCATGAACTTAGCTGCAATTGCAGCCGGCTTTGCAAACCTTGAGCCAATTGCAATACCTGAAGCTTGGGAAAATTGCAAGTTAGATGGCACAAGTAACAATGTTGGCACGCCAAATTGGCAGACTTATAGCGACCAAGAAGAAGCTGACTTCATGCAGAATATTGCTGAGATAATGAATCGCCAAAAGGGTGACAAATTACCAGTTTCTGCCTTTATGCCTTACATGCGTGGCAATTTTCCGCAAGGCACAACCAAGCATGAGAAGCGCGAGATTGCCTTGCAAGCGCCAAGATGGATAGCTGAAAACTGTATCCAATGTAATCAGTGTGCGTTCGTTTGCCCACATTCTGTTATTCGTCCTTTCTTAATTACGGATGAAGAATTAGCCAAAGCACCGTATGATTTGGAAACTGCACAAGGAACAAGACCCTATAATGACTACAAATTTCGTATTCAAGTTTCAACTTTGGATTGCACAAGCTGTGCTGCTTGTGTAGAAACTTGCCCGGCGCCGAAGAAAGCTTTGGTGATGGATGATCTGACTAGAATGCCAGAAGAACCGACCAAGTGGAATTATCTCTCCAGTTTGCCACCTAAAGCTAATCCTATGAAGCCGACTGTAGTTAAAGGTTCCCAGTTCAACAAGCCGTATTTTGAATTTTCAGGTGCGTGTGCAGGTTGCGGTGAGACGCCTTATATCAAAGTTTTGACGCAACTATTTGGCGATAAGATGCTAATTTCTAATGCTACGGGTTGTTCTTCAATTTATGGTGCGGCTGTACCAAGTCAGCCATATTGTAAAGATAGCTGTGGCCGTGGCCCAGCTTGGACTAATTCGCTATTTGAAGACAATGCTGAAAATGGCTTTGGTATGTATTTGGCCGGCAAACAAATTCAGCTACGCATCACCAAATTGTTGGATGAGCTTAAGCAGGCTTTGACCAACTTGAACATGGAATTGACTGAGGCTGAACAGGCTATTATAGATGAGTGGCAAGCCAAAATGACAGTCACGGATGGTACTTTGGAGAGAGCAGCCAAACTGACTGATTTGTTACAGAATTTACTTGCAAATAGTCAAGCTACAGCTATACAGGGCTTATTCAACGAGATTTTGAACTATAAAGACTACTTCACCAAACGTTCAACTTGGATCATCGGCGGTGATGGTTGGGCTTACGATATTGGCTATGGTGGATTGGATCATGTGCTATCGACAGGCGAGAATGTCAATGTGTTGGTGTTGGATACAGAAGTTTACTCCAACACAGGCGGTCAAGCCTCCAAAGCTACGCCAACTGGTGCCATTGCGCAATTTGCTGCCGGTGGTAAAGCTATGGCAAAAAAAGACCTCGGCATGATGGTTATGAATTATGGCTATGTTTATGTTGCCCAAATTGCTATGGGTGCTAATCAAAGCCAGACATTAAAAGCATTAGTGGAAGCTGAGCAATATGATGGCCCTTCTTTGGTCATTGCATATTCGCCATGTATTGAGCATCAAATCAAAGGCGGCTTACGTTACAGCCAACAAATAGAGAAAGAGGCAGTTGAGGCAGGCTATTGGCATCTTTATCGCTATGATCCAATGCGCCTGAATAAAGGCAAAAATCCGTTTCAGCTCGATTCAAAGCAGCCTAAAGGTGACTTTGCTAGTTTCATGATGAACGAAGGGCGTTTCAGTGCTTTGACTAAGAAATATTCAGAAGATGAAGTGCAAAGAATTATTGCACAGGCAAAATTTCATGCTGAGCAGCGCTATTTATCCTACTTGCGTAAAAGCAAAGAGTATGAAACTGTTCCAGCTGATTTCTTACATCCAGCTAATTAA
- a CDS encoding GntR family transcriptional regulator, whose product MERAELYNQLYQQIRERILSGRLQIGQLISERSLAAEFHSSRTPIRRALQELLKEGLLVKRSQRGYIVNIATLDDLREVHDIRISLESLACYQAAQQMDETEFQALANLNYEARQIIEHSGDPKLLYKLQEKFLAQINAYSGMTRLQQLQEIVDGYLQHFDNVFLSNILPECSMIVKDNEDLVEAMRKQDKAAIERIVKHRYSISYDYICNKLKAHSDLQATKD is encoded by the coding sequence ATGGAGAGAGCAGAATTATATAATCAACTATATCAACAAATTCGCGAACGAATTTTGAGCGGGCGGTTACAAATTGGCCAGCTTATTTCGGAGCGTAGTTTGGCTGCTGAATTCCATAGCTCGCGTACACCAATTAGGCGTGCCTTGCAAGAATTACTCAAAGAAGGCCTATTAGTAAAACGCAGTCAGCGTGGATACATCGTTAATATAGCGACCTTAGATGACTTACGTGAGGTACATGATATTAGAATTTCTTTGGAAAGTTTAGCTTGCTATCAGGCAGCTCAACAGATGGATGAAACTGAATTTCAAGCCCTAGCTAATTTGAACTATGAAGCTCGCCAGATTATAGAGCACAGTGGCGATCCTAAGCTTTTATACAAATTGCAAGAAAAGTTTTTAGCGCAAATTAATGCTTATAGTGGCATGACGAGACTCCAACAGCTTCAGGAGATTGTTGATGGCTATCTGCAGCATTTCGATAATGTTTTTCTTTCTAACATTTTGCCAGAGTGTTCTATGATAGTGAAAGATAATGAAGATTTGGTGGAAGCGATGCGCAAACAAGATAAGGCCGCCATAGAAAGAATCGTCAAGCACCGTTATTCTATCAGTTATGATTACATCTGTAATAAGCTAAAAGCACACAGTGATTTACAAGCAACAAAAGATTAA